The Salinibaculum sp. SYNS191 genome has a window encoding:
- a CDS encoding DUF255 domain-containing protein has protein sequence MTDDDATKVEWREWGPEAFEEARRTGKPVLLSLVTPWSGDSKAMDAATYSEPRVAANVNDGFVPVRADADRRPRVRERYNMGGFPSTVFLTPEGTVLTGATFLAVDGFRGILDSVRKTWDGKGEDAGSVPRALRNAAPTGGEVTPRIEEHMVEQLLAAYDDEFGGWGSDVKFPLPRTIEFALVRARDQATRTLDAVQTHLLDTYDGGFYRYATNRNWGSAVREKLTDENGALVRAFAHGYRYTGDETYRDSAAQTVEYLTTDCWTGDAFAASQGGDPEYYTLEPTDREQADAPPVDGTVFADRNGLAIDGLLTFAAYTDDERALRYAERAREHVVDTLVDGGEVTHYDTGTETGPSGLLTDQARVLGALTTSWQVQGEPGPAREIADWTIEHLRDDSGAFRDGPTEGPGLLDRPLYPLDTSVELADALLSLSLLTGDDRYREVAHDAVAAFGAAAERMGVEVAHFASTAARLLSPSVIEVGAPAGSDLHRAALRLADHESVVVPDADCRGEARVVTDGTVEGTADSPAGLEAVLTEDRG, from the coding sequence ATGACAGACGACGACGCCACGAAAGTCGAGTGGCGAGAGTGGGGGCCCGAGGCCTTCGAGGAGGCCCGTCGGACCGGCAAGCCCGTGTTGCTGTCGCTGGTCACGCCGTGGTCGGGCGACAGCAAGGCCATGGACGCGGCGACCTACAGCGAGCCGCGCGTCGCGGCGAACGTCAACGACGGCTTCGTCCCCGTTCGCGCCGACGCCGACCGCCGCCCGCGCGTGCGGGAGCGGTACAACATGGGCGGGTTCCCCTCGACGGTCTTCCTGACGCCGGAGGGGACGGTACTCACCGGTGCGACCTTCCTCGCCGTCGACGGCTTCCGGGGCATTCTCGACAGCGTGCGCAAGACCTGGGACGGCAAGGGCGAGGACGCTGGCTCCGTCCCGCGGGCGCTGCGAAACGCCGCGCCGACCGGCGGCGAGGTCACCCCGCGAATCGAGGAGCACATGGTCGAGCAACTGCTGGCCGCGTACGACGACGAGTTCGGCGGGTGGGGCAGCGACGTGAAGTTCCCGCTCCCGCGGACCATCGAGTTCGCGCTCGTCCGGGCGCGCGACCAGGCGACGCGCACGCTCGACGCCGTCCAGACGCACCTGCTGGACACCTACGACGGCGGCTTCTACCGCTACGCCACGAACCGCAACTGGGGTAGCGCGGTCCGGGAGAAACTCACCGACGAGAACGGCGCGCTCGTCCGGGCGTTCGCCCACGGCTACCGTTACACGGGTGACGAGACCTACCGCGACAGCGCCGCCCAGACCGTCGAGTATCTCACCACCGACTGCTGGACCGGCGACGCCTTCGCGGCCAGTCAGGGGGGCGACCCCGAGTACTACACGCTCGAACCGACCGACCGCGAGCAGGCCGACGCGCCGCCCGTCGACGGGACGGTCTTCGCCGACCGGAACGGCCTGGCCATCGACGGCCTGCTGACCTTCGCCGCGTACACGGACGACGAGCGCGCGCTGCGCTACGCCGAGCGCGCACGCGAGCACGTGGTCGACACGCTGGTCGACGGCGGCGAGGTCACCCACTACGACACCGGGACGGAGACGGGGCCGTCGGGGCTGCTCACCGACCAGGCGCGCGTGCTCGGCGCGCTCACCACGTCCTGGCAGGTCCAGGGCGAACCCGGCCCCGCCCGCGAGATAGCCGACTGGACCATCGAGCATCTCCGCGACGACAGCGGCGCGTTCCGCGACGGCCCGACAGAGGGACCGGGACTGCTCGACCGGCCGCTGTATCCGCTGGACACGAGCGTCGAACTGGCCGACGCACTTCTCTCGCTGTCGCTTCTGACCGGCGATGACCGCTATCGCGAGGTCGCCCACGACGCTGTCGCGGCCTTCGGGGCGGCCGCCGAGCGGATGGGCGTCGAGGTGGCTCACTTCGCCAGCACGGCCGCGCGCCTGCTCTCGCCGTCGGTCATCGAGGTGGGCGCGCCGGCGGGCAGCGACCTCCACCGCGCGGCGCTGCGACTGGCCGACCACGAGTCGGTCGTCGTCCCCGACGCCGATTGCCGGGGCGAGGCCCGCGTCGTCACCGACGGCACGGTCGAGGGCACCGCGGACAGCCCGGCGGGCCTGGAGGCCGTGCTCACCGAGGACCGCGGGTAA
- a CDS encoding TrmB family transcriptional regulator, with product MASLRDLGLSEYESRAYRSLLETGPTTAKELSRASDVPMGRIYDVLNSLETHSLVRSQTASRPKKYVAVEPDTALDRLLADKKRELDEQAEQYEEIVDELGEQLEPTDPVDEPFWTAAIGPTEAGDLLIERLTTADDHIAMVAGAPSQQLNLEEMGEHILDELERALDRGVDVSILMRPELVDSLPRSVGERYRSYLQDDESFNVRTSQNVTGTFELIDHVEVCIEVPHPLDAGGTFAVIDLKDSDFAGDVAGMFQPRWEDAAPLKL from the coding sequence ATGGCAAGTCTGAGGGATTTGGGGCTGTCCGAGTACGAGTCTCGGGCGTATCGGTCGTTGCTGGAGACGGGGCCGACAACTGCAAAAGAGTTGTCCCGCGCGAGCGACGTCCCGATGGGTCGCATCTACGACGTGCTCAACAGTCTGGAGACGCACAGCCTGGTGCGCAGCCAGACCGCGAGCCGACCGAAGAAGTACGTCGCCGTCGAGCCAGACACCGCGCTCGACAGGTTGCTCGCCGACAAGAAGCGCGAACTGGACGAACAGGCCGAGCAGTACGAGGAGATCGTCGACGAACTCGGCGAGCAACTCGAACCGACCGATCCCGTCGACGAACCGTTCTGGACGGCGGCAATCGGGCCGACGGAGGCCGGCGACCTGCTCATCGAGCGACTGACCACCGCCGACGACCACATCGCGATGGTGGCGGGCGCGCCGAGCCAGCAACTCAACCTAGAGGAGATGGGCGAACACATCCTCGACGAACTGGAGCGGGCGCTGGACCGCGGCGTCGACGTCTCGATTCTGATGCGCCCGGAACTCGTCGACTCGCTGCCCCGCAGCGTCGGCGAGCGCTACCGCTCCTACCTCCAGGATGACGAGTCGTTCAACGTCCGGACCAGCCAGAACGTCACCGGCACCTTCGAACTCATCGACCACGTCGAGGTCTGCATCGAGGTGCCGCATCCGCTGGACGCCGGCGGGACCTTCGCCGTCATCGACCTGAAGGACTCCGACTTCGCCGGCGACGTCGCGGGGATGTTCCAGCCCCGCTGGGAGGACGCCGCACCGCTGAAGCTCTGA
- a CDS encoding DUF1850 domain-containing protein has translation MKRTLARAVPFLVALGVVLIAFVAVAPAESVLVVEDTETGEQYITESVENGTIVGLRYMHSVEKTPVYDEYRIEGQTLVNTRMEFESYGWGLPARVNVTNVNGTLVYDPPEPIVELQSLSVSPGRIAGHTLTVGNHSYDLVAATNASGVRIHIERRSLIDLFT, from the coding sequence ATGAAACGAACACTCGCACGCGCTGTTCCGTTCCTCGTAGCGCTTGGAGTCGTACTCATCGCGTTCGTCGCCGTGGCTCCGGCCGAATCGGTCCTGGTCGTCGAGGACACCGAGACCGGTGAACAATACATCACGGAATCCGTCGAGAACGGTACCATCGTCGGACTCCGGTACATGCACAGCGTCGAGAAGACCCCGGTGTACGACGAGTACCGCATCGAGGGACAGACGCTCGTGAACACCCGGATGGAGTTCGAATCGTACGGCTGGGGGCTCCCGGCCCGGGTGAACGTCACGAACGTCAACGGCACGCTCGTCTACGACCCGCCGGAACCCATCGTTGAACTCCAGTCTCTGTCCGTCTCGCCCGGACGTATTGCCGGACATACACTTACTGTCGGTAACCATAGCTATGACTTGGTTGCAGCAACGAATGCCAGTGGTGTCCGTATTCACATCGAACGTCGATCTCTGATAGATCTATTCACATGA
- a CDS encoding TAXI family TRAP transporter solute-binding subunit — protein MSPKHTRRRFIELAGLTGVTALAGCGGDGGDGEDGGDGGDGGDGGDGGDGGDGGDGGTESRLTWDAGGTGGTYFPLSNEVKTIVEANTDFTLNVRSTGASVENVGSLASGSADFALIQNDIAFFAKNGTGIDAFQDNPIESLRGVATLYPETITLVTLAGTGITSVDDLSGATINTGDLGSGTQVNANQILEAIGITDYNEQNAGFSQASEQLANGDIDAAFVVGGWPVGAIEDLANTQDLVIVPIEGDNREAVKDAASWFADDTIPGGTYSGVEEDVETVSVQAMIATSSEVPEDTVETVTAAIFDNLGDLSIKTDFISVDSAQDGMSIELHPGAASYFDA, from the coding sequence ATGTCACCCAAACACACCAGACGACGATTTATTGAACTGGCTGGATTGACCGGGGTCACAGCGCTCGCAGGCTGTGGGGGCGACGGTGGCGACGGTGAAGACGGCGGAGACGGCGGCGACGGCGGGGATGGTGGCGACGGTGGAGACGGCGGAGACGGCGGAGACGGTGGAACTGAAAGCCGTCTCACCTGGGACGCCGGCGGCACCGGCGGGACCTACTTCCCGCTCTCGAACGAGGTCAAGACGATCGTCGAGGCGAACACGGACTTTACGCTGAACGTTCGGTCCACGGGTGCGAGCGTCGAGAACGTCGGCAGTCTCGCAAGCGGGTCGGCCGACTTCGCGCTCATCCAGAACGACATCGCGTTCTTCGCGAAGAACGGGACGGGTATCGACGCGTTCCAGGACAACCCCATCGAGAGTCTCCGGGGTGTCGCGACGCTGTACCCCGAGACGATTACGCTCGTCACGCTCGCAGGTACCGGTATCACGTCCGTCGACGACCTGAGCGGCGCGACGATCAACACCGGCGACCTCGGGTCGGGGACGCAGGTCAACGCCAACCAGATTCTCGAAGCGATCGGCATCACCGACTACAACGAGCAAAACGCCGGCTTCTCGCAGGCGTCGGAACAGCTAGCCAACGGCGACATCGACGCCGCGTTCGTCGTCGGTGGCTGGCCGGTCGGTGCTATCGAGGACCTCGCGAACACGCAGGACCTCGTCATCGTCCCCATCGAAGGTGATAACCGCGAGGCGGTCAAGGACGCGGCCTCCTGGTTCGCCGACGACACCATCCCCGGTGGGACCTACTCGGGCGTCGAAGAGGACGTCGAGACGGTGTCGGTCCAGGCGATGATCGCGACCAGCTCCGAAGTGCCCGAAGACACCGTCGAGACTGTCACGGCGGCTATCTTCGACAACCTCGGTGACCTCAGCATCAAGACCGACTTCATCAGTGTGGACAGCGCCCAGGACGGCATGTCAATCGAGCTCCACCCCGGTGCGGCGAGTTACTTCGACGCGTAA